In one window of Miscanthus floridulus cultivar M001 chromosome 12, ASM1932011v1, whole genome shotgun sequence DNA:
- the LOC136496351 gene encoding ferric reduction oxidase 7, chloroplastic-like — translation MAHEREPLLQQRQTGAANAAGAKGSSSAPATAAALPSLARTVLKFLMWAVFLTWAAGIFLYPTKPVQAVFSKWVRLTKESMFGIAGGIFLTFSAPILIVALLAYVYISFFQSEHHVVEKKKLRSLSFRLWTFPVLVDGPFGVVSAVEFIGIVLFITFVFYSMTYYAVESVSLVSKFDLPSMTESELILDVIGARLGAVGLFCMLFLFLPVARGSVLLRLIDIPFEHATRYHVWLGHLTMALFTLHGLCYVISWSMEGRLREEMREWKEVGVANLPGVISLSAGLLMWVTSLHPVRKRFFELFFYTHQLYVVFIVFLAFHVGDFIFSISAGAVFLFMLDRFLRFWQSRAKVDIISAACRPCGTVELVFSKPPGLRYNALSFIFIQVRELSFLQWHPFSVSSSPMDGRYHMSVLIKVLGTWTEKLRNIITDVQEKNRGDSELQCGRMTACVEGPYGHESPYHLMYENLILVAGGIGISPFLAILSDIIHRIEEGKQCMPKNVLVLWSVKKSKELSLLSAVDAQTISSSVSDKLQLDIQAFVTQESLPPLEDGIVVDDQKVPGMFVKNGTTMSGLVGTGDNFWAAAYFVASTLGFLLAYTLVHVYYVKPHNVVAWWYRGLLFMLCMVAGVALPGGLVVLLWHVSEKQRLEGDKWDAVAATASQSPYAEQTGPAAAAGGGDDAVPSVSLAALRTTRYGCRPNFEAEFAAFAERAGDAADVGVLVCGPQGLQTSVARECRERNLRRGGGAEKSRSGAVFHFNSHSFDL, via the exons ATGGCCCACGAGCGGGAGCCGCTGCTGCAGCAACGACAGACCGGCGCCGCCAATGCCGCCGGTGCCAAGGGCTCGTCCTCGGCGCCGGCGACGGCCGCCGCGCTGCCGTCGCTGGCTAGGACCGTGCTCAAGTTCCTGATGTGGGCAGTGTTCCTCACCTGGGCCGCGGGGATCTTCCTCTACCCGACCAAGCCCGTGCAGGCTGTGTTCAGCAAGTGGGTCCGGCTCACCAAGGAGTCCATGTTCGGCATCGCTG GGGGTATTTTCCTGACATTCAGCGCACCCATTCTGATCGTCGCGCTTCTGGCATATGTGTACATCTCCTTCTTCCAGAGTGAGCATCATGTGGTGGA GAAAAAGAAGTTGCGGTCACTGAGTTTCAGGCTCTGGACTTTCCCTGTTCTCGTAGACGGCCCCTTTGGAGTTGTCTCTGCAGTTGAGTTCATCGGAATTGTCCTGTTTATAACTTTTGTTTTCTACTCAATGACCTATTATGCCGTGGAGAGCGTGAGCCTTGTCTCAAAATTTGACCTTCCATCAATGACTGAGAG TGAATTGATACTGGATGTCATTGGCGCCCGTTTAGGGGCGGTTGGGTTGTTCTGCATGCTCTTCCTCTTCCTGCCAGTCGCGAGAGGCTCAGTTCTCCTCCGGCTTATCGATATTCCATTTGAGCATGCTACAAGATACCACGTTTGGTTGGGGCATCTCACTATGGCTCTCTTTACATTGCATGGCTTGTGCTATGTGATCTCATGGTCCATGGAAGGGCGCCTCCGTGAAGAA ATGAGAGAATGGAAGGAAGTTGGAGTAGCAAACCTGCCTGGTGTGATCAGCTTGTCAGCCGGCCTACTTATGTGGGTGACATCACTTCACCCAGTGAGGAAGAGGTTCTTTGAGCTCTTCTTCTACACCCACCAGCTCTACGTCGTCTTCATCGTGTTCTTGGCGTTCCATGTCGGCGACTTCATCTTCAGTATTTCTGCCGGGGCTGTGTTCCTCTTCATGCTCGACCGCTTTTTAAGGTTCTGGCAGTCAAGGGCCAAAGTTGACATCATTTCAGCTGCCTGCCGCCCGTGTGGGACGGTGGAGCTAGTATTCTCAAAACCACCAG GCCTCCGCTATAATGCTTTGAGTTTCATCTTCATTCAAGTGCGCGAGCTATCGTTCTTGCAGTGGCATCCGTTCAGTGTATCTTCAAGTCCCATGGATGGGAGATACCACATGTCGGTTCTCATAAAAGTACTCGGCACATGGACTGAAAAACTGAGGAACATCATCACCGATGTCCAGGAGAAGAACAGGGGTGACTCTGAGTTGCAATGCGGACGCATGACAGCCTGCGTGGAAGGCCCGTATGGGCATGAATCACCCTACCACTTGAT GTACGAGAATCTCATCTTGGTGGCAGGAGGCATTGGAATATCGCCGTTCTTGGCGATCTTGAGCGACATAATCCACAGGATCGAGGAGGGCAAGCAATGCATGCCCAAGAACGTGCTGGTCCTTTGGTCAGTTAAGAAGTCAAAGGAGCTTTCTCTCCTGTCCGCTGTTGATGCTCAGACCATCAGTTCATCTGTGTCGGACAAGTTACAACTGGACATCCAGGCCTTCGTGACTCAAGAATCCCTGCCCCCATTG GAGGACGGCATTGTCGTGGACGACCAGAAAGTCCCTGGCATGTTCGTCAAGAACGGCACGACCATGTCCGGGCTGGTCGGCACCGGGGACAACTTCTGGGCGGCCGCGTACTTCGTGGCGTCCACGCTCGGCTTCCTCCTGGCGTACACCCTTGTGCACGTGTACTACGTGAAGCCGCACAACGTGGTGGCGTGGTGGTACCGGGGCCTCCTGTTCATGCTGTGCATGGTTGCCGGCGTCGCCCTTCCCGGCGGGCTTGTGGTTCTCCTGTGGCATGTGTCGGAGAAGCAGAGGTTGGAGGGCGACAAGTGGgacgccgtcgccgccaccgctTCCCAGTCACCTTACGCCGAGCAGACAGGCCCCGCGGCTGCGGCGGGTGGTGGTGACGACGCTGTTCCCAGCGTCAGCCTCGCCGCCCTGCGGACGACCCGGTACGGGTGCCGGCCGAACTTCGAAG CGGAGTTCGCGGCGTTCGCGGAGCGCGCCGGGGACGCGGCGGACGTGGGCGTGCTGGTGTGCGGACCGCAGGGGCTGCAGACGAGCGTGGCGAGGGAGTGCAGGGAGCGGAACctccgccgcggcggcggggcggaGAAGAGCAGGAGCGGCGCGGTCTTCCATTTCAACAGCCACAGCTTCGACCTCTAG
- the LOC136497954 gene encoding 26S proteasome non-ATPase regulatory subunit 11 homolog, producing MSSSMESSYLPATTESLAKAQEAKNASESISILYRVIQDPSSSADALGTKEVAITNLTNYLTKENRTEELRNLLTQLRPFFVVIPKAKTAKIVRGIIDAVAKIPGTSDLQISLCKEMVEWTRAEKRTFLRQRVEARLAALLLENQKYIEALTLLTSLIKEVRRLDDKLLLVDIDLLESKLHFSLRNLPKAKASLTAARTAANAIYVPPAQQGTIDLQSGILHAEEKDYKTAYSYFFEAFEAFSALEDPKAIFSLKYMLLCNIMVNQADDVAGIISSKAGLKYLGPDVDAMKAVADAYSKRSLKYFETALRDYKSQLEEDPIVHRHLSSLYDMLLEQNLCRLIEPYSRVEIAHIAEMIELPVDHVEKKLSQMILDKKFAGTLDQGAGCLIIFEDSKTEEIFPATLETISNVGKVVDSLYVRSAKIMA from the coding sequence ATGTCTTCTTCAATGGAATCATCATACCTTCCTGCTACAACTGAGTCATTAGCCAAGGCTCAAGAGGCTAAGAATGCGTCAGAGTCCATTTCAATCCTTTACCGTGTCATTCAGGACCCATCTTCTTCTGCTGATGCACTGGGAACAAAAGAAGTTGCAattacaaatcttacaaactACCTCACTAAAGAGAACAGAACTGAGGAGCTGCGTAATCTTTTGACCCAGCTCAGGCCATTTTTCGTAGTTATTCCTAAGGCAAAGACTGCAAAAATTGTCCGCGGAATAATTGATGCTGTCGCCAAGATACCTGGAACATCTGATCTTCAGATTTCACTCTGCAAGGAAATGGTGGAATGGACCCGTGCAGAGAAGCGTACTTTCCTCCGGCAGCGTGTGGAGGCGAGGTTGGCGGCTCTCCTGTTAGAGAATCAGAAGTATATTGAAGCCCTTACCCTCCTTACTAGTCTTATCAAGGAAGTCAGGAGGCTTGATGACAAGTTACTTCTTGTGGACATTGACCTTCTGGAAAGCAAACTCCACTTCTCCTTGAGAAACCTGCCAAAGGCCAAAGCCTCCTTAACTGCTGCTAGAACAGCAGCAAATGCCATTTATGTTCCACCTGCTCAGCAAGGCACTATTGATCTCCAGAGTGGAATCCTCCATGCTGAAGAAAAGGATTACAAGACTGCTTACAGCTACTTCTTTGAAGCATTTGAAGCTTTCAGTGCACTGGAGGACCCGAAGGCCATCTTCAGCCTGAAGTACATGCTGTTGTGCAATATAATGGTTAACCAAGCTGATGATGTTGCAGGGATAATCTCATCTAAGGCTGGCCTAAAATATCTGGGTCCTGATGTTGATGCTATGAAGGCTGTTGCTGATGCATACTCTAAAAGATCTCTCAAGTATTTTGAAACTGCCCTTCGCGATTACAAGTCCCAGCTAGAGGAGGACCCTATTGTCCACAGGCATCTTTCTTCTCTGTATGATATGCTCTTGGAGCAGAACCTCTGCAGGTTGATTGAGCCCTACTCAAGGGTGGAGATTGCGCATATAGCCGAGATGATTGAATTGCCAGTTGACCATGTTGAGAAAAAGCTGTCGCAGATGATCCTCGACAAGAAATTTGCTGGGACTCTAGATCAAGGTGCTGGCTGCCTCATTATCTTTGAGGATTCCAAGACGGAGGAAATCTTCCCTGCCACTCTTGAAACCATTTCGAATGTCGGGAAGGTTGTGGACAGCCTTTATGTGAGGTCGGCCAAGATCATGGCTTGA
- the LOC136495345 gene encoding probable methyltransferase At1g29790, with translation MYAPKHRGQQQHSIHEGMGGTATANGHVHRPAARPAPRRAKLKILLVVIATNLVSVYLFSGASLSVHIPASAPRIHLWDSAALLRDLNATRAALAGARAELAALRAQCNASSYLLESVLAGLGAVHGDTPEARDFGGWPEEPQGELKLAIEPHRLPLGFHANFGTDELFPGLGFACRNFQEELAQYMTYNVSGECPDDDALALQLALKGCEPLPRRRCRPREPARYVEPSPLPRSLWSVPPDTTVRWARYTCKNYTCLVQRARTRGGSYFCKDCFDLEGKERRRWQTDNGGPGFSVDSVLRSRAPGTVRIGLDIGGGTGTFAARMRERNVTVVTTTLDLDAPFNRFVASRGLVPLQLTLMQRLPFADGVLDIVHSMNVLSNWVPDAVLESTLFDIYRVLRPGGVFWLDHFFCLGPQLNATYVPIFDRVGFRRLRWKAGRKLDLGAERNEWYVSALLEKPVT, from the coding sequence ATGTACGCGCCCAAGCACCGGGGCCAGCAGCAGCACAGTATCCACGAGGGGATGGGTGGTACCGCTACCGCCAATGGCCACGTGCACCGGCCGGCGGCGCGGCCGGCGCCTCGGCGCGCCAAGCTCAAGATCCTGCTCGTCGTCATCGCCACCAACCTCGTCTCCGTCTACCTCTTCTCCGGCGCGTCGCTGTCCGTGCACATCCCGGCGTCGGCGCCGCGGATCCACCTGTGGGACTCGGCTGCGCTGCTGCGGGACCTCAACGCCACGCGCGCCGCGCTCGCCGGGGCCCGCGCGGAGCTCGCGGCGCTGCGGGCGCAGTGCAACGCGTCGTCGTACCTCCTCGAGTCCGTGCTCGCGGGCCTGGGCGCCGTGCACGGGGACACGCCGGAGGCCAGGGACTTCGGCGGCTGGCCCGAAGAGCCCCAGGGCGAGCTCAAGCTCGCCATCGAGCCCCACCGGCTGCCGCTCGGCTTCCACGCCAACTTCGGCACCGACGAGCTGTTCCCGGGGCTGGGATTCGCCTGCCGCAACTTCCAGGAGGAGCTGGCGCAGTACATGACGTACAACGTCAGCGGCGAGTGCCCCGACGACGACGCGCTCGCGCTGCAGCTGGCGCTCAAGGGGTGCGAGCCGCTGCCCCGCCGCCGCTGCAGGCCGAGGGAGCCGGCGAGGTACGTGGAGCCCTCGCCGCTGCCGCGGAGCCTGTGGTCCGTCCCGCCGGACACCACCGTGCGCTGGGCGCGGTACACGTGCAAGAACTACACGTGCCTCGTGCAGCGCGCGCGCACCAGGGGCGGGTCATACTTCTGCAAGGACTGCTTCGACCTGGAAGGGaaggagcggcggcggtggcagaccGACAACGGCGGGCCCGGGTTCAGCGTCGACAGCGTGCTGCGGTCCCGGGCGCCCGGCACGGTGCGGATCGGGCTGGACATCGGAGGCGGCACGGGCACGTTCGCGGCGCGCATGCGGGAGCGGAACGTGACGGTGGTGACTACGACGCTGGACCTGGACGCGCCCTTCAACCGCTTCGTGGCCTCCCGGGGCCTCGTGCCGCTGCAGCTGACGCTCATGCAGCGGCTCCCCTTCGCGGACGGCGTGCTGGACATCGTGCACTCCATGAACGTGCTCAGCAACTGGGTGCCCGACGCCGTGCTCGAGTCCACGCTCTTCGACATCTACCGGGTGCTCAGGCCCGGCGGCGTCTTCTGGCTCGACCACTTCTTCTGCCTCGGCCCGCAGCTCAACGCCACCTACGTGCCCATCTTCGACCGCGTCGGCTTCCGCCGGCTCCGGTGGAAGGCCGGCCGGAAGCTCGACCTCGGCGCCGAGAGGAACGAGTGGTACGTGTCGGCGCTGCTCGAGAAACCCGTGACCTGA